TTTGGTGAGCGTCGGCAGGCGCGTTTTCTTGAAATCGGCGGAGAGAGTATCGAGATTTTGAGCGAGAAATCCGGCAAGGGAAAGTCCGGTGTCTGAAAAGATGCTTCGATTGATATGGGTCATGGAGAGCGAGCCCAATTCTCCCAAAAGGCCAACTCCGCCTCGGACCGTTACGTTAAGCCCGATCAAGTTCCCATTTTTGTCCACCACTGACCCGCCCGATGAACCCCTTTCTCCGACAGTTGATGCGGAGAGGAGGAGAAAATCCCTTTGTCTTCCGTCGAAACTTTGGATAGCGTTGATTTTGGTGACAGCAGAAACAGAGAAAAGGTCGCGATTCAAGCTCACGCCTCCCAAGACTCCGGCGGGGTAGCCGGTGGCAAGGACATCAATACCTCTCGTTTCGACTTCATTAAAATTCATGGGAAGATAGGGGAAAGAAGCGGGGAGCGCGAGGCGGGGGTCTATGCTTTGGTCAATGAGGAGGAGCGCGAAATCATTTTCTCCGGTGCCGACGGGATCCAACTCGGTGATTGTCGCATAATTTTTGGACACCCACGTTTCTGGAATATAAAAAAGAGTTGCCTTGTAGCGAGCTTGGGCCGGATTACCCGTCCGAATCACGCAGTCGATAAAATTTTCTCGGGTGAAATCTTTGAGAAGAAAATATTGGCCAATGTGCGCGTTTGTGAGCACCACTCCTCGGGGGTCAACGATGACCCCGGTTCCGGAGATGGCGAAGAAGGGAGGGGATTTGGGAATGCAGATGATGTTTACCAGGGCCTCTTTTGTTTTTTTGCTTACATCGACGAAATCATTTCTCTCGAACAAAAATGCTTGGAGCGAGAAAGCCAAATTGCTCTTTGCTACCTCTTTCATATTTTCTCCACTCCCTTTCTCAAGGGGAATGTGCGCAAGATTTTTGGTTGCCAAAAACAAGGGAATAACAAGAATCAGCGCTATCGCAAGCCATTTCAGTTTTTTTGACGAGTGCCCCATGAGGTTATTATATGCGTTAAACTTCGAAATGTGAAAGCTCGTCCATCTTATTGCGACCACCTGTCATTTCTGTTATATTTTACAAATCGCGGGACTGGTTTAGTGGTAAAATGACACACTTCCAATGTGTAGTCGGGGGTTCGATTCCCCCGTCCCGCACAAATGAAAAACAGTTTGCTCTGTAAAGGACCAGACTGTTATTCATTTTTGCTAATGTTGGGGGATCGAACTGGGAAGGGGTCGGGAAACGGGAGTTTCCCGTGGAGGTGAGAAGCGAAAACTTGGAGCTTCGCAAGACCTTTTGAGACAATTTCTGAATTGTCCAAAAGGTGTACTGTTCCTGTAAGGAAAACCGAGTCTTCGAGGAATTAGAAACCGTGGGTTTCTAAAGAGTCCCGAGTCTTACGAGGGACGAGTGAGATAGCGAAGCGTCCCCCGTCCCGCACAAATTTTTCTTTTCGGGTATAATCTCTCTATGAGCCAGGAAGGATTAGAACCCAACAAGTTGAAGATTTCCTTAAAGCCCGAAGATATGGTCGGGAAATTTCATGTTGAGGAAGAGAATAAAAAGAACACGATTCGAGAAGATGCCAAAAAACGCTTAATCGGTGGTTTATCGCGAGGTTACTTGGATTATGTAGAAAAGAGTCTCGAAGGCGTAGATAATGTCCGTGCAGAGGATGAAGACATTGATAATTATCAGTATGATCGAAATGATGATGACTGGGAATGGGAAAAAAGAAGACGATTATCTAACATACCCGATGAAGTCAAAGATTCTCCAGAGGTTATACAAGCCGCCACGGAAGGAATGATGGGATGCTTATCGAACGGAGATATAGAGCAGGCAACCGAAATTAAGAATATTTTCTCTATTCCCACCGAAATTATTTACCATTCAACTGAACTACATGCCATTCAAGAGGCATTGGCGCGCCGCTTATCACATGAAGATAACGACGGCGTAATTGAGTTAATAAATAATTTTTTCCCCGCTCGTTCTGCAGAAGGAGGACTCTCACCAGAATTTGAGCAAACTTTTAAAAAGATACTAGGAAACCTTATCTCAGATGGTTATGTTGATAGAGCAATTGAAATTAAACATAGACTTTACCTGAGCCAGTCAATTATCACCTCTTCCGAAATTCAAGACAGCATTAAAAAACAACTTATATATTTCTTTCAGCGCGACGATATTAGGGGAGCTGAACATCTTAAAGAACAATTTTCAATAACCGCAAATGTACTAGCTTCCTC
The sequence above is drawn from the Candidatus Taylorbacteria bacterium genome and encodes:
- a CDS encoding serine protease; the protein is MGHSSKKLKWLAIALILVIPLFLATKNLAHIPLEKGSGENMKEVAKSNLAFSLQAFLFERNDFVDVSKKTKEALVNIICIPKSPPFFAISGTGVIVDPRGVVLTNAHIGQYFLLKDFTRENFIDCVIRTGNPAQARYKATLFYIPETWVSKNYATITELDPVGTGENDFALLLIDQSIDPRLALPASFPYLPMNFNEVETRGIDVLATGYPAGVLGGVSLNRDLFSVSAVTKINAIQSFDGRQRDFLLLSASTVGERGSSGGSVVDKNGNLIGLNVTVRGGVGLLGELGSLSMTHINRSIFSDTGLSLAGFLAQNLDTLSADFKKTRLPTLTKIYSDNLGR